In Streptomyces sp. NBC_01551, one DNA window encodes the following:
- a CDS encoding amidohydrolase family protein produces MSATTAEAIRAFRERLGLPGLVDVHTHFMPERVLEKVWDYFDAVGPLTGVAWPITYRHEEERRVALLREFGVRAFTAMLYPHKPAMAAWLNSWSADFAARTPDCLHTATFFPEEGVSAYVRQALEAGARIFKAHLQVGGYDPNDDRLDPVWGLLAEAGVPIVIHCGSGPAPGKHTGPEPIARLLSRHPRLPLVIAHMGMPEYTDFLDLADRYGEVRLDTTMAFTDFSERLCGFPPGERDRLADLGDRILLGTDFPNIPYPYEHQLDALDRLGLGDHWLRAVCHDNGARLFGLG; encoded by the coding sequence TTGTCCGCGACGACGGCTGAGGCGATCCGCGCCTTCCGGGAGCGGCTGGGACTGCCCGGACTGGTGGACGTCCACACCCACTTCATGCCCGAGCGGGTCCTGGAGAAGGTCTGGGACTACTTCGACGCGGTCGGCCCGCTGACCGGCGTCGCGTGGCCCATCACCTACCGGCACGAGGAGGAGCGGCGGGTCGCGCTGCTGCGGGAGTTCGGCGTCCGGGCCTTCACCGCGATGCTGTACCCGCACAAGCCCGCGATGGCCGCCTGGCTCAACTCCTGGTCCGCCGACTTCGCCGCGCGGACCCCCGACTGCCTGCACACCGCGACCTTCTTCCCGGAGGAGGGCGTGAGCGCGTACGTACGACAGGCCCTGGAGGCGGGCGCCCGGATCTTCAAGGCGCACCTCCAGGTCGGCGGCTACGACCCGAACGACGACCGCCTCGACCCCGTCTGGGGGCTGCTCGCCGAGGCCGGCGTCCCCATCGTGATCCACTGCGGGTCGGGGCCCGCCCCGGGCAAGCACACCGGTCCCGAGCCGATCGCCCGGCTGCTGTCCCGGCACCCGAGGCTGCCCCTGGTGATCGCGCACATGGGCATGCCCGAGTACACCGACTTCCTCGACCTGGCCGACCGGTACGGCGAGGTCCGGCTCGACACCACCATGGCCTTCACCGACTTCTCCGAACGGCTCTGCGGCTTCCCACCGGGCGAGCGGGACCGGCTCGCCGACCTCGGGGACCGGATCCTGCTCGGCACCGACTTCCCGAACATCCCCTATCCCTACGAGCACCAGCTCGACGCCCTCGACCGCCTGGGGCTGGGCGACCACTGGCTGCGCGCCGTCTGCCACGACAACGGGGCCCGGCTCTTCGGGCTCGGCTGA
- a CDS encoding long-chain fatty acid--CoA ligase, which yields MLSTMQDVPLLVTRILQHGMTIHGKSQVTTWTGEAEPHRRSFAEIGARATRLANALRDELGVQQDDRVATLMWNNAEHVEAYFAIPSMGAVLHTLNLRLPPEQLIFIVNHAVDRVVLVNGTLLPLLAPLLPHLPTVDHVVVAGVGDRSVLEGLDVRVHEYEELIEGRPDTYPWPELDERQAAAMCYTSGTTGDPKGVVYSHRSIYLHSMQVNMAQSMGLTDKDTSLVVVPQFHVNAWGLPHATFMTGINLLMPDRFLQPAPLAEMIEREKPSHAAAVPTIWQGLLAEVTANPRDLTSMKQVTIGGAACPPSLMEAYDKLGVRLCHAWGMTETSPLGTMAHPPGGLSAEEEWPYRITQGRFPAGVEARLVGPGGDFLPWDGESAGELEVRGAWIAGAYYGGAAGEPFRPEDKFSADGWLKTGDVGVISPDGFLTLTDRAKDVIKSGGEWISSQELENALMAHPEVAEAAVVAVPDEKWGERPLATVVLKEGATVDYTGLRAFLGQSIAKWQLPERWTLIEAVPKTSVGKFDKKVIRRQYADGELDVTRLD from the coding sequence TTGCTGAGCACCATGCAGGACGTACCGCTCCTCGTCACCCGCATACTCCAACACGGGATGACGATCCACGGTAAATCCCAGGTCACGACCTGGACCGGGGAGGCAGAGCCGCATCGCCGCAGCTTCGCCGAGATCGGTGCCCGAGCCACCCGCCTGGCCAACGCGTTGCGCGATGAGCTCGGTGTCCAGCAGGACGACCGCGTCGCCACCTTGATGTGGAACAACGCCGAGCACGTCGAGGCGTACTTCGCGATCCCCTCCATGGGGGCGGTGCTGCACACGCTCAACCTCCGGCTGCCTCCTGAGCAGTTGATCTTCATCGTCAATCACGCCGTGGACCGCGTCGTGCTGGTCAACGGCACCCTGCTGCCGCTGCTCGCGCCGCTGCTGCCACACCTGCCCACCGTCGACCACGTCGTGGTCGCGGGCGTCGGCGACCGCTCCGTGCTCGAAGGCCTCGACGTGCGCGTGCACGAGTACGAGGAGCTCATCGAGGGCCGCCCCGACACCTACCCCTGGCCCGAACTGGACGAGCGCCAGGCCGCCGCCATGTGCTACACCTCCGGCACCACCGGGGACCCCAAGGGCGTCGTCTACTCGCACCGCTCGATCTACCTGCACTCCATGCAGGTCAACATGGCCCAGTCGATGGGGCTGACCGACAAGGACACCTCCCTTGTCGTCGTCCCGCAGTTCCACGTCAATGCCTGGGGCCTGCCGCACGCGACGTTCATGACCGGCATCAACCTGCTGATGCCGGACCGGTTCCTGCAGCCGGCCCCGCTCGCCGAGATGATCGAGCGGGAGAAGCCCTCCCACGCCGCGGCCGTCCCCACCATCTGGCAGGGGCTGCTGGCGGAGGTCACCGCCAACCCCCGCGACCTGACCTCGATGAAGCAGGTCACCATCGGCGGCGCGGCCTGCCCGCCCTCGCTGATGGAGGCCTACGACAAGCTGGGTGTCCGGCTCTGCCACGCCTGGGGCATGACGGAGACCTCCCCGCTGGGCACCATGGCGCACCCGCCGGGCGGCCTGAGCGCCGAGGAGGAGTGGCCGTACCGGATCACCCAGGGCCGCTTCCCGGCGGGCGTCGAGGCGCGCCTGGTCGGCCCCGGCGGCGACTTCCTGCCCTGGGACGGCGAGTCGGCGGGCGAGCTGGAGGTACGCGGAGCCTGGATCGCGGGCGCCTACTACGGCGGCGCGGCCGGCGAGCCCTTCCGCCCCGAGGACAAGTTCAGCGCGGACGGCTGGCTCAAGACCGGCGACGTCGGCGTGATCAGCCCGGACGGGTTCCTCACCCTGACCGACCGGGCCAAGGACGTCATCAAGTCCGGCGGTGAGTGGATCTCCAGCCAGGAGCTGGAGAACGCCCTGATGGCCCACCCCGAGGTCGCCGAGGCGGCGGTCGTCGCCGTCCCCGACGAGAAGTGGGGCGAGCGCCCGCTGGCCACCGTCGTCCTCAAGGAGGGCGCGACCGTCGACTACACCGGGCTGCGCGCGTTCCTCGGCCAGTCGATCGCCAAGTGGCAGCTGCCCGAGCGTTGGACGCTCATCGAGGCCGTCCCGAAGACCAGCGTCGGCAAGTTCGACAAGAAGGTGATCCGCAGGCAGTACGCGGACGGCGAGCTGGACGTCACCAGGCTGGACTAG
- a CDS encoding SSI family serine proteinase inhibitor, translated as MLRLAAFAVTSALATTALGPLPPLPTLPVGRLLGAGPDRLTITVSGTGNRRADGEYRLECNPVGGNHPEAQQACARLDEFAKAGKDPFVPDPKRQLCTMQDGGPATARVTGTWQGHKVDTTFRRKNGCEISRWKDLEPVLPPARG; from the coding sequence ATGCTGCGTCTCGCCGCCTTCGCCGTCACCTCGGCCCTGGCCACCACGGCCCTCGGCCCACTGCCACCGCTGCCGACGCTGCCCGTGGGCCGGCTGCTGGGCGCCGGGCCCGACCGGCTCACCATCACCGTCTCCGGCACCGGCAACCGCCGGGCCGACGGCGAGTACCGGCTGGAGTGCAACCCGGTCGGCGGAAACCACCCCGAGGCCCAGCAGGCCTGCGCCCGCCTCGACGAGTTCGCGAAAGCGGGCAAAGACCCCTTCGTGCCCGACCCGAAGCGGCAGCTGTGCACGATGCAGGACGGCGGACCGGCCACCGCCCGCGTCACCGGAACCTGGCAGGGGCACAAAGTGGACACCACGTTCCGGCGGAAGAACGGTTGTGAGATCAGCCGTTGGAAGGATTTGGAACCCGTGCTTCCGCCCGCGCGTGGCTGA
- a CDS encoding SigE family RNA polymerase sigma factor, giving the protein MTTPVCTLASNPTPYPSFSAYVRTRGTVLMRTARSLTANPCDAEDLLQTALTKTYVAWDRIEDHRALDGYVRRALVNTRTSQWRKRKVDEFACDELPEIEEAPAADPAEAQALRDAMWRAVTRLPDRQRAMVVLRYYEDMTEVQTAELLGVSVGTVKSAVSRALVKLREDPELTPVR; this is encoded by the coding sequence ATGACCACGCCTGTGTGCACGCTCGCCTCGAATCCGACGCCGTACCCGTCGTTCTCGGCGTACGTAAGGACCCGCGGCACCGTCCTCATGCGCACCGCCCGCTCGCTCACCGCCAACCCGTGCGACGCCGAGGACCTGCTCCAGACGGCCCTCACGAAGACGTACGTCGCCTGGGACAGGATCGAGGACCATCGCGCCCTGGACGGCTACGTCCGGCGGGCCCTGGTCAACACCCGCACCTCCCAGTGGCGCAAGCGCAAGGTGGACGAGTTCGCCTGCGACGAGCTCCCCGAGATCGAAGAGGCCCCGGCCGCCGACCCCGCCGAGGCCCAGGCGCTGCGCGACGCCATGTGGCGCGCGGTCACCCGGCTGCCCGACCGGCAGCGGGCCATGGTCGTCCTGCGCTACTACGAGGACATGACCGAGGTGCAGACCGCCGAGTTGCTCGGGGTCTCGGTCGGCACCGTCAAGAGCGCCGTCTCCCGCGCCCTGGTCAAGCTCCGTGAGGACCCGGAACTCACCCCGGTCCGCTGA
- a CDS encoding antibiotic biosynthesis monooxygenase, with protein MAIIDASEHTVPADNGEVNLLIARQVEPGHEETFEAWAHGILETAATFPDHLGYGLFRPATQGGPWFLVHRFRNEAAFQRWQDSAERAQWFSNCLGHHHTEIARRELHGMETWFAKPGTTRPAPPRWKMAVSSGLAIFPISLAGNAVLGPYLVDLHFVLRTAAFAVVFSTLMTYLAMPAVSRLLRPWLTK; from the coding sequence ATGGCCATCATCGACGCGTCCGAACACACCGTCCCCGCCGACAACGGGGAGGTCAACCTGCTCATCGCCCGCCAGGTGGAGCCGGGCCACGAGGAGACGTTCGAGGCCTGGGCCCACGGGATCCTGGAGACCGCGGCGACCTTCCCGGACCACCTCGGGTACGGGCTGTTCCGCCCGGCGACGCAGGGAGGCCCCTGGTTCCTGGTGCACCGCTTCCGCAACGAGGCCGCGTTCCAGCGGTGGCAGGACTCCGCCGAGCGCGCCCAGTGGTTCTCGAACTGCCTCGGGCACCACCACACCGAGATAGCCCGGCGGGAACTGCACGGCATGGAGACCTGGTTCGCCAAGCCGGGTACGACCCGGCCCGCGCCGCCGCGCTGGAAGATGGCGGTCAGCTCGGGGCTGGCCATCTTCCCGATCTCGCTCGCGGGCAACGCGGTGCTCGGGCCGTACCTGGTGGACCTGCACTTCGTACTGCGGACGGCCGCCTTCGCGGTCGTCTTCAGCACCCTGATGACCTATCTGGCGATGCCGGCCGTCAGCAGGCTGCTGCGTCCCTGGCTGACGAAGTGA
- a CDS encoding PH domain-containing protein — translation MGLFGNAHSTDPTTAQRDYARLLGQGEQVHAAYVLIRDTILFTDRRLVLVDKQGLTGKKVEYHSIPYRSITHFSVETAGHFDLDAELKIWISGTAAPIEKTFTKGVNIYEVQAILTQFVAR, via the coding sequence ATGGGCTTGTTCGGGAACGCGCACTCCACCGATCCGACGACGGCGCAGCGCGACTACGCGCGGCTGCTCGGCCAGGGGGAGCAGGTACACGCCGCGTACGTGCTGATCCGCGACACGATCCTGTTCACCGACCGGCGGCTGGTGCTCGTCGACAAGCAGGGGCTCACCGGGAAGAAGGTGGAGTACCACTCCATCCCGTACCGGAGCATCACGCACTTCTCCGTGGAGACCGCCGGCCACTTCGACCTCGACGCCGAGCTCAAGATCTGGATCTCGGGCACGGCGGCGCCGATCGAGAAGACGTTCACCAAGGGAGTGAACATCTACGAGGTGCAGGCGATCCTCACGCAGTTCGTCGCGCGGTAG
- a CDS encoding DUF2797 domain-containing protein, which produces MTWRCTGIRWSGGSPAIGWYGEGRGERSSPLAYGQPLAFAARGERHCLGVWRAGKRTACPTDRVVPGRSGSAQCPECARLDRSFSVAADTNAADPRTYRVYLAWFGPGMVKVGITAEERGAVRLLEQGAVTWSWLGRGPLMATRRTEELLRAALGVPDRIAYARKRAVRAHLPPAAERAGEVAELYARAAALPGWPESLERVGCEVVDHAEAFGTAGLPGAARVVTELVPGGTVAGRLAGAAGPDLHFADGLVVDTRLLAGWELVAPAADGAEAGPGTDVPVAEIAVAGPAAEQDGLF; this is translated from the coding sequence GTGACCTGGCGGTGCACCGGCATCCGGTGGAGCGGCGGGAGCCCGGCCATCGGCTGGTACGGGGAGGGGCGCGGCGAGCGGAGCAGCCCGCTCGCGTACGGACAGCCCCTCGCGTTCGCCGCGCGGGGCGAACGGCACTGCCTCGGCGTGTGGCGGGCGGGGAAGCGGACCGCGTGCCCGACGGACCGGGTCGTGCCGGGGCGGTCCGGGAGCGCCCAGTGCCCCGAGTGCGCCCGGCTGGACCGCTCGTTCTCGGTGGCCGCCGACACCAACGCCGCCGATCCGCGCACGTACCGGGTGTACCTGGCGTGGTTCGGGCCCGGGATGGTCAAGGTCGGCATCACCGCCGAGGAGCGGGGCGCGGTCCGGCTGCTGGAGCAGGGCGCGGTGACCTGGAGCTGGCTGGGGCGGGGGCCGTTGATGGCGACCCGCCGGACCGAGGAGCTGCTGCGGGCGGCGCTGGGCGTGCCCGACCGGATCGCGTACGCCCGTAAGCGCGCCGTACGGGCCCACTTGCCGCCGGCCGCCGAGCGGGCCGGGGAGGTCGCCGAGCTGTACGCCCGGGCGGCGGCGCTGCCGGGCTGGCCGGAGTCGCTGGAGCGGGTGGGCTGCGAAGTCGTCGACCACGCCGAGGCGTTCGGGACGGCCGGGCTGCCGGGAGCGGCGCGGGTGGTCACGGAGCTGGTGCCGGGCGGGACCGTGGCGGGCCGGCTGGCGGGCGCGGCCGGGCCGGACCTGCACTTCGCGGACGGGCTCGTGGTGGACACCCGGCTGCTGGCCGGCTGGGAGCTGGTGGCTCCCGCGGCGGACGGCGCGGAGGCGGGCCCCGGCACCGACGTGCCCGTGGCGGAGATCGCGGTCGCCGGGCCGGCGGCCGAGCAGGACGGGTTGTTCTGA
- a CDS encoding Lrp/AsnC family transcriptional regulator has product MDDIDRALVQSLQQDAGQSYAALGAAVGLSAGATHERVRKLRERGVIRRTTVDVDPAAVGSGVLAYVMVDSNAWMGDSGAAFEGIAEIQEAHVIAGSASVLVKVRTASTEQLQDVLRRLYAIDGVSGTHATVVLDTFFERPLPL; this is encoded by the coding sequence GTGGACGACATCGACCGGGCGCTCGTCCAGAGCCTCCAGCAGGACGCGGGCCAGTCCTACGCCGCGCTCGGCGCGGCCGTCGGGCTGTCGGCCGGGGCCACCCACGAACGGGTGCGCAAACTGCGCGAGCGCGGGGTGATTCGGCGGACGACCGTCGACGTGGACCCGGCCGCCGTCGGGAGCGGGGTGCTGGCCTACGTGATGGTCGACTCCAACGCCTGGATGGGGGACTCGGGAGCCGCGTTCGAAGGGATCGCCGAGATCCAGGAGGCGCACGTCATCGCGGGCAGCGCCTCCGTGCTGGTGAAGGTGCGCACGGCGTCGACCGAGCAGTTGCAGGACGTGCTGCGCCGCCTCTACGCCATCGACGGCGTCAGCGGCACGCACGCGACCGTGGTCCTGGACACCTTCTTCGAGCGCCCGCTCCCGCTGTGA
- a CDS encoding PAS domain-containing protein, which produces MSSRPSRGAARLAAILDALPDALLLVNANGTVVNANSIALEVMESPGTGLVGRGVLDLLPEFDSKLIPGSMRRPGEDEGGRARPKRMIARRTDGSEFPVEVTSAHLDGRDAYREPQPSYTGDELLMLVVRDLSETVDTEAELARSQRQTEMILRAAAEGVVGTDTDGRVVLVNPAAAQILGYRATDLGNRELHGLIQHSRADGSPFPFEESPLADTLRSGRKHRVRGQVLWNKSGQPVAVDLTTSPVRDGELLVGAVMTFTDRRRYDALAARHAQLLAVLGDSLRGPLDELRGELATLAADDAGQLWPEANQLLHHLAAGYSRMTTLVDNVLGFQRLDAGTDKLAKKKVLINTVVAAGVDGAVELIGPGRAQFAIHAPTIEAEVDAERISTALAHLVADVAGVDATGKTPQGSGYMDSTIVVAAAQRGDVVRIEVRGPYEGGNPVHEPIVRGIVAAHDGVLQTVEVPGAPGGAYVLELPLGAGAGTVTLPEPAQEPESGKGAEDGSDDRDGAKAGAAAAPGGRRARRGVDAFLEDEAAEAAGAASAKAAKAVEGREGREGGGALALPSGRRRGGEDGAPDAGPELAQSPVNPAGLGTGRRRGRDGDGSGDGGQGGPGRPVPPQGTAMPALPPVPVPPIPVTEHPAGRRRALGPAGPAARPGGPVPATGLASPAAAPAPASARPIAPEGGFALPAGPTPAAAPVPDAAPVPDAAPVPDAAPVAPVPPAPAAPSVPQAHAMAGAVPAPAGADADGETPGGRRARRTLSAPAAQPETPDTQAAEAAPDSGGPVPPTGRRRALPATPAWPVPAARTPDDDEAAAGPVSVPGARRPQEAPAESGQPISVRALGTLGQGISVDASGSGRRRRLAEPAPQGRAFAIGAPEAGSAEGPEPLDGPGGAVEVVNRPVPLPVDDELPPEPLDNPRRLLVWPAPDAQTQQALSDRGYRPVIVHSREEVDAQIAAFPAALFVDPLTGPITRTALQSLRQAAVAAEVPVLVTAGLGHATREAAYGADPAVLLKALAPRDSEQHPSRVLLIEEHDEIATALTAALERRGLQVARAGADTDAVEPATRMRPNLVVMDLMQVRRRRAGIVDWLRANGQLNRTPLVVYTTDGIDPAELPRLASGESVLFLAERATTADVQGRIVDLLAKIGTN; this is translated from the coding sequence GTGAGCAGCAGGCCATCCCGAGGCGCTGCTCGCCTCGCAGCAATACTCGACGCTCTTCCGGACGCGCTTTTGCTCGTCAACGCCAACGGCACGGTCGTCAACGCGAATTCGATCGCCCTTGAGGTCATGGAGAGCCCCGGCACCGGGCTCGTCGGCCGCGGTGTGCTCGACCTCCTGCCCGAGTTCGACTCCAAGCTGATCCCCGGCTCCATGCGCCGGCCCGGCGAGGACGAGGGCGGCCGCGCCAGGCCGAAGCGCATGATCGCGCGCCGCACCGACGGCTCCGAGTTCCCCGTAGAGGTCACCAGCGCCCATCTCGACGGCCGCGACGCCTACCGCGAGCCCCAGCCCTCGTACACCGGCGACGAGCTGCTGATGCTCGTCGTACGGGACCTCTCCGAAACCGTGGACACCGAGGCCGAGCTGGCCCGCTCGCAGCGGCAGACCGAGATGATCCTGCGGGCCGCCGCCGAGGGCGTCGTGGGCACCGACACGGACGGCCGGGTCGTCCTGGTCAATCCGGCCGCCGCGCAGATCCTCGGCTACCGCGCCACCGATCTCGGCAACCGCGAGCTGCACGGGCTGATCCAGCACTCGCGCGCCGACGGCTCGCCGTTCCCCTTCGAGGAATCCCCGCTCGCCGACACCCTGCGCAGCGGCCGCAAGCACCGGGTCCGCGGCCAGGTGCTGTGGAACAAGTCCGGACAGCCGGTCGCCGTGGACCTGACGACCTCGCCCGTACGGGACGGGGAACTGCTCGTCGGCGCCGTGATGACCTTCACCGACCGGCGCCGCTACGACGCGCTCGCGGCGCGCCACGCCCAGCTGCTGGCCGTCCTCGGGGACTCCCTGCGCGGTCCGCTGGACGAACTGCGCGGCGAACTGGCGACGCTGGCCGCCGATGACGCGGGCCAGCTGTGGCCGGAGGCCAACCAGCTGCTGCACCACCTGGCCGCCGGGTACTCCCGGATGACCACGCTGGTGGACAACGTGCTCGGCTTCCAGCGCCTGGACGCCGGCACCGACAAGCTCGCCAAGAAGAAGGTCCTGATCAACACGGTCGTCGCGGCCGGTGTCGACGGGGCCGTCGAGCTGATCGGCCCCGGGCGGGCGCAGTTCGCGATCCACGCGCCGACCATCGAGGCCGAGGTGGACGCGGAGCGGATCTCGACCGCGCTCGCGCACCTGGTCGCGGACGTCGCCGGGGTCGACGCCACCGGCAAGACGCCCCAGGGCAGCGGGTACATGGACTCCACGATCGTGGTGGCCGCCGCGCAGCGGGGTGATGTCGTACGGATCGAGGTGCGCGGGCCGTACGAGGGCGGCAACCCGGTGCACGAGCCGATCGTGCGGGGCATCGTGGCCGCGCACGACGGGGTGCTCCAGACCGTCGAGGTCCCGGGCGCTCCGGGCGGCGCCTACGTGCTGGAGCTGCCGCTGGGTGCGGGAGCCGGGACGGTGACGCTGCCCGAGCCGGCGCAGGAGCCGGAGAGCGGCAAGGGCGCCGAGGACGGCTCGGACGACCGGGACGGGGCCAAGGCGGGCGCCGCCGCCGCTCCCGGCGGGCGGCGTGCCCGGCGCGGTGTGGACGCCTTCCTGGAGGACGAGGCGGCCGAGGCCGCCGGAGCGGCCTCCGCCAAGGCCGCCAAGGCCGTCGAGGGCCGCGAGGGTCGCGAGGGCGGGGGCGCGCTGGCGCTGCCGTCCGGGCGGCGGCGCGGCGGCGAGGACGGCGCCCCCGACGCGGGGCCCGAGCTCGCGCAGTCCCCGGTGAATCCGGCGGGCCTGGGCACCGGGCGCCGTCGCGGCCGGGACGGCGACGGCAGCGGTGACGGCGGCCAGGGCGGCCCCGGGCGGCCCGTGCCCCCGCAGGGCACCGCCATGCCCGCGCTGCCGCCGGTGCCGGTGCCCCCGATCCCGGTGACCGAGCATCCGGCGGGGCGCCGCCGGGCGCTGGGTCCGGCCGGTCCCGCGGCCCGGCCCGGCGGTCCGGTGCCGGCGACGGGGCTCGCCTCTCCTGCTGCCGCTCCGGCCCCGGCCTCGGCCCGGCCGATCGCTCCCGAGGGCGGTTTCGCGCTGCCCGCCGGGCCGACCCCGGCCGCCGCGCCGGTTCCGGATGCCGCGCCGGTTCCGGATGCCGCGCCGGTTCCGGATGCCGCGCCGGTGGCTCCGGTGCCTCCGGCTCCGGCCGCGCCTTCCGTACCGCAGGCCCACGCCATGGCCGGTGCCGTGCCCGCTCCCGCCGGGGCCGACGCCGACGGTGAGACCCCGGGCGGACGGCGGGCCCGCCGGACGCTGAGCGCCCCCGCCGCGCAGCCCGAGACCCCCGACACGCAGGCCGCCGAGGCCGCGCCGGACTCCGGGGGACCGGTGCCCCCGACCGGGCGGCGCCGCGCGCTGCCCGCGACCCCCGCGTGGCCCGTACCGGCCGCTCGGACCCCCGATGACGACGAGGCCGCCGCCGGGCCGGTGTCCGTACCCGGTGCCCGTCGGCCGCAGGAGGCCCCGGCGGAGTCCGGGCAGCCCATCAGCGTCCGCGCGCTCGGCACCCTGGGCCAGGGCATCTCGGTCGACGCCTCCGGCTCCGGCCGCCGTCGCCGGCTCGCCGAGCCCGCGCCCCAGGGACGGGCGTTCGCCATAGGAGCCCCCGAGGCGGGCTCCGCCGAGGGTCCCGAGCCGCTGGACGGCCCGGGGGGCGCCGTCGAGGTGGTCAACCGGCCCGTACCGCTGCCCGTGGACGACGAGCTGCCGCCGGAGCCGCTGGACAACCCGCGCCGGCTGCTGGTGTGGCCCGCGCCCGACGCGCAGACCCAGCAGGCGCTCAGCGACCGCGGCTACCGCCCGGTGATCGTGCACTCCCGTGAGGAGGTGGACGCGCAGATCGCCGCGTTCCCCGCCGCGCTGTTCGTGGACCCGCTCACAGGGCCCATCACCCGGACCGCTCTGCAGTCCCTGCGCCAGGCCGCGGTGGCCGCCGAGGTTCCCGTGCTGGTAACGGCCGGGCTGGGGCACGCCACCCGCGAGGCGGCGTACGGCGCGGATCCCGCCGTTCTCCTCAAGGCGCTCGCGCCCCGGGACAGCGAACAGCACCCCTCCCGCGTGCTGCTGATCGAGGAGCACGACGAGATCGCGACCGCGCTGACGGCCGCGCTGGAGCGGCGCGGCCTCCAAGTCGCCCGGGCCGGAGCCGACACCGACGCGGTGGAGCCGGCGACCCGGATGCGGCCCAACCTGGTGGTCATGGACCTGATGCAGGTCCGTCGGCGGCGAGCCGGGATCGTGGACTGGCTGCGCGCCAACGGGCAGTTGAACCGGACGCCGCTGGTCGTCTACACGACGGACGGGATCGATCCCGCCGAACTGCCGCGGCTGGCCTCCGGCGAGAGCGTGCTCTTCCTCGCCGAGCGGGCCACCACGGCGGACGTACAGGGCCGAATCGTGGACCTGCTGGCCAAGATCGGAACCAACTAG
- a CDS encoding antibiotic biosynthesis monooxygenase — protein sequence MSIQPVQAFEPPYLMAVFTNVRTPDETGYPETNARMNEIVRANPGFLGYEFARTPGGLGITVAYFRDHASLAAWREDLEHQAAMKQGRAHWYESYTLHVGTVERSHGFVRDDG from the coding sequence ATGAGCATCCAGCCCGTACAGGCATTCGAACCGCCTTACCTGATGGCCGTCTTCACCAATGTGCGCACCCCGGACGAGACCGGCTACCCGGAGACGAACGCCCGGATGAACGAGATCGTCCGCGCCAACCCGGGATTCCTCGGCTACGAGTTCGCGCGCACCCCCGGCGGCCTCGGCATCACCGTCGCCTACTTCCGCGACCACGCGTCGCTGGCCGCCTGGCGCGAGGACCTGGAGCACCAGGCGGCCATGAAGCAGGGCCGCGCCCACTGGTACGAGAGCTACACCCTGCACGTCGGGACCGTCGAGCGGAGCCACGGCTTTGTCCGCGACGACGGCTGA